Part of the Psychrilyobacter piezotolerans genome, CAAAAGAAGAGGTAAATATAGCAGTACAAAAAATAAATAATAGACCAAGGAAATGTTTAGGATGGAAAACTCCCCATGAAGAATTCTGGGGAGAACCAGGTGTTGCATTTAATTTGACAATCTAGGTAACACAAACATCTTTCATAAGTAGATTCTAATAACCCAGGACCTAATTCTTTATGTACCTTAATAGCTAATCCAATTACTCTATAAGACAGTTGTTCAACTTTTTGATCCATCATCTAAATCACCTCTTTATGAACTTTTATTGCTTTTTTCCCATATCCAAGGTTCTTGATCTTTATAGTTTATGACTATAGATTTTTATATTCATTTTTCCTAAAATCCAATTTATTAAAAATTCACTAAGTTTTATTTACCCTTTGAGATCTTACTTTCCTTTTTTTCTTCGTGATCTTCGTGTCCAAGAGTTTTAGTTTCTTAGCTTTTATTGTACACTTCCTTAAGATATTCTCTCAGTCCTTGAGAGGTTTCCTTATTCCTCATCCCAAACTCTATATTGGCTTTCAGCAGCCCCAATTTACTTCCTATGTCATATCTTTTCCCCTTAAATTTATACGCTCCTACATCTTTCCCGTCTTTTATCATAGCCAGGATAGAATCTGTAAGCTGTATCTCACCACCTACACCTGCACCTTGTTTTTCCAGGTGAGCAAATATATCACTGGTCAACAAGTATCTTCCTAAACAGGCCATTTTAGACGGTGCATCTTCTAATCTTGGTTTTTCTATGAAATCTGACATCAAGACAGTATCTTCATCCAAGCTCTTAATCGGTTTTACTATCCCGTATTTGGATACATCACCATCTGCTACTTCCTGAACGCCTATAACACTGTTACCGTATCTTTCATAGTTTTCAATGAGCTGCTTGGTTACTGGTTTTTCCTCGTTGTACATAATATCGTCACCCAGGGCTATTACAAAAGGTTCATCTCCTATGAATGGCTTTGCCTTCAAGATAGCATGACCCAGTCCCAGTGGCTTATTCTGTCTCACATAGAAGATATTTGCCATACTGGAGATATGATTTATCTTATCCAATAGTTCTGACTTACCCTTCTCCGCCAGAGTTGTTTCTACCTCGAAGGAGTAATCGAAGTGATCTTCTATGGAATTTTTATTTCTCCCTGTTACTATAACGATATCTGTTATTCCAGATTCCACTAATTCTTCCACTATATACTGTAACGATGGCCTGTCTACAATGGTAAGCATCTCCTTAGGTTGTGCCTTTGTAGCAGGGAGTACCCTGGTACCTAATCCCGCTGCCGGTATAACTGCTTTTGTAATTTTTTTCATATTCGTTCTCCTTTGGATTAATTTTATATTTTTTATAGATCTTTCTTTGCCACCAATTCACACTAATTTTTAAAGCTTTTACTGCTACAACACAGAAGTCTTTTCTTTGTCGCAGATTACACGGATTTTCCCAGATTTATAAATTCAAAAGCTTTTTTTCTTTTTACCGCTAATTACGCGAATTATCGCTAAGGATATACGAGTATTCATTTTTTTCATACTCAAAGAGAATCTTTTTTCTTTTGCCGCTAATTACGCCAATAATATCTTTTACTGCTTATCATAGGAGTTTTTTTCTTTTTGGTTAGAACCTTATTTATCTATTTATTCGTGTCATTAGCGTAATTCGCGGCTAGTTTTTACTCTTTTATCAATTATTCTCCAACACTACCCTTCTGTATTCTAATTTTTCATTTTTGAAATTAAGAATAATACCTAATTTCATCCCTGTTATTTTTAAATAATTCATAGTCTGAGCTATATGTATACCAGTTATCTTTTCTACAGTTTTTAACTCTAAAATTATACTATTTTCAACTACTATATCAGCAACATAATCGCCTATATTTTTTTCATAGTATAAAATTTCAAGATATTTTTGTTGCTCTGCATTGATTTTATTTTTTTCAAAGAGAATCATTAAAGCGTTTTCATATACTTTTTCTAAGAATCCTGTACCTAAATCTCTATGAACTTTCATTGCCAACCCCACTACTTGATAACTTAAATCTTTATATAATAAAATACTCATAATATCAGACCTCCATAAATCAAAATACTTAGCCGCTAATTAAAATTTCTCAACGCAGAGACACAGAGTGCACTGAGAAAACCTTATTTTTGTCACGAATTATATACAAGATTATTAAAGCAGTCTACAGCACAGAAGTTTTTTCTTTTTTTTGATTAGAACCTAATTTATCTTTTATTAGCGATCATCCGCGTAATTCGCGGCTAAGTTTTGCTCTTTATCTTTTATTTTCTTTCTTAATTTTTGTAGTTTAAATTATTGTCACTGACTTTAACTCCATATATAAACATTTTTTATCTCTATGTTTTATTAGCGGTAATCCGCGTAATTCGCGGCTAATTTTTATTCTTTCATCGTGTTTTTTCTTTGGAACTATTAATATCTATACCTTTATATTAACCTCTTCATAAAGAAAACCCTCTTTAAAGTAAGGTTTCATCCTAATATTAAAGAAGGTTTTTATTTTTTATTCGCGTTATTAGCGTAATTCGCGGCTAAAATATCATTTAGTCTCTTGCAAAAAGATCACGTGTGTATATCTTGTGTTCAACATCTTTTAATTTGTCACAAAGACGATTTGTCACAATGACATCAGCCATATCTTTAAATTCATCTAAGTCTCTGATAACTTTAGAATTAAAGAAACTATCTTCCTTCAATACCGGCTCATAGATCACTACCTCTACTCCCTTAGCTTTTAGTCTCTTCATGATTCCCTGTACCGCTGAGGCTCGGAAGTTATCCGAATCCATCTTCATGGTAAGTCTGTAGATTCCCA contains:
- the galU gene encoding UTP--glucose-1-phosphate uridylyltransferase GalU; its protein translation is MKKITKAVIPAAGLGTRVLPATKAQPKEMLTIVDRPSLQYIVEELVESGITDIVIVTGRNKNSIEDHFDYSFEVETTLAEKGKSELLDKINHISSMANIFYVRQNKPLGLGHAILKAKPFIGDEPFVIALGDDIMYNEEKPVTKQLIENYERYGNSVIGVQEVADGDVSKYGIVKPIKSLDEDTVLMSDFIEKPRLEDAPSKMACLGRYLLTSDIFAHLEKQGAGVGGEIQLTDSILAMIKDGKDVGAYKFKGKRYDIGSKLGLLKANIEFGMRNKETSQGLREYLKEVYNKS
- a CDS encoding GxxExxY protein, producing MSILLYKDLSYQVVGLAMKVHRDLGTGFLEKVYENALMILFEKNKINAEQQKYLEILYYEKNIGDYVADIVVENSIILELKTVEKITGIHIAQTMNYLKITGMKLGIILNFKNEKLEYRRVVLENN